DNA from Alphaproteobacteria bacterium SS10:
CTGCAAAGAGCTTGAGAAGCTTGGCCTTGAGGTTGAAATCCTGGACCAGAAGACGCTTGAGAAGAAGGGCTTCAAATCCCTGCTCTCCGTCGGTCACGGTAGTGAGCGGGATAGCGCCCTGGTGGTCATGCGCTGGGCCGGTGCCGATGCTGGCAAACCAGCCAAGGGCAAGGCTAAAGGCAAAGGCAAATCCAAGAAGAAGACGGATTTCGATAGCGCCCCAATCGCCTTCATCGGTAAGGGCATCACCTTCGATACCGGCGGCATCTCCCTCAAGCCGCCAGCCGGTATGGGCGATATGAAGTGGGATATGGCGGGCTCCGCCGCTGTTGTTGGCGCCATGGCTGCGCTGGCAGGCCGGAAGGCCAAGGTGAATGCGGTTGGCGTCATTGCCCTCGCTGAGAACATGCCGTCAGGCCGCGCCATCCGCCCAGGCGACATTATTGGCTCCTTATCCGGGCAGAGCATTGAGGTGCTGAACACCGATGCCGAGGGCCGTTTGGTGTTGGCCGATGCGCTTTGGTACACCGAAGATCGGTTTAAGCCGGTCGCCATGATCGATCTTGCCACCCTGACCGGTGCGATCATCATCGCCCTGGGCAAGGAATTCGGCGGCATGTTCACCGATAGTGATGAGCTGGCCGACGGCCTGACCGCGGCTGGTAAGACAGTGGGCGAAAAGGTTTGGCGGATGCCCCTCGACCCTGCTTTCGACAGAATGCTGAACACCGATGCGGCTGACATGAAGAACATCGGTGGCCGTGACGCCGGCAGTGCCACGGCGGCCCAGTTCCTGAAGCGGTTTGTTCGCGATGTGCCATGGGCCCACCTGGATATCGCTGGCATGGCTTGGTCCGGTAAAACGACCCCCCGCACCCCGAAGGGCGGTACCGCCTTTGGGGTTCGGCTGCTTGATCAGCTGGTTCGCGATAATTACGAAAAGTAATTTAAGGTCAGCATCTTATGGTCGGTTCTGAATCTGCCGAAATCCGCTTTTACCATCTGCAACGCATGCCGTTGGAGAAGGCGCTGACCATGATCCTTCGCCGGGTGGTGGAGCGTGATCAGCGGGCGGTGGTGGTCGGCAGTGATGTGGCCAAGCTTGAGATGCTGGACACCCATCTCTGGACCTCACCACCAGAGGCATTCATTGCCCATGGCCGGGCCGGTGATCCGGCGATGGCAGGTTTTGAGGAGCATCAGGCCGTCTGGCTGGATGAGCAGCCCTCAACCCCAAACAAGCCACAAGTCTTGCTGCAGATTGATGGCGCTGAGTCTGACCTAGGCACCGTTTCGGGGATTGAGATTTGCTGTGATCTGTTTGATGGCAACGATGATGCGGCCGTCGCAGCCGCCCGTGATCGGTGGAAGCGATACCGCGACGGTGGATACCGCCTGACCTATTGGCAGGAGACCGAGCAGGGCGGCTGGGCCGAGAAGGCATCGCACCCACCAAAGGATGCCGCAGGCTAGGCCAACTGTTTCTGGCAGCTATGCCAGCGCTTGTCCTTACCCGCCGGGACCGTTATAAGCCCGCGCATATCCAGAGATTGGCGATCCCGCCATCCCCATCCAACGAATGAAGAGAGAGCATCCCAATGGCGGTTGAACGCACATTGTCGATCATCAAACCCGATGCCACCAAGCGTAACCTGACCGGCCAAATCAACAGCCGGTTCGAAGCTGCTGGCCTCCGCATCGTCGCCCAAAAGCGTATTCAATTGAGCAAGGCCGTCGCTGAAGGTTTCTACGCCGTTCACAGCGAGCGTCCGTTCTTCAACGACCTGGTCAGCTTTATGGTTTCCGGTCCGGTTGTGGTTCAGGTTCTCGAAGGTGAAGGCGCAATCGCCAAAAACCGAGAGATCATGGGCGCCACCAACCCGGCTGAAGCTGCTGACGGCACCATCCGTAAGGATTTCGCTGAGAGCATTGAAGCCAACTCTGTGCACGGTTCCGATGCACCAGAGACCGCTGCTGAAGAAATTGCATACTTCTTCGCAGGCACCGAGATTACGGGCTAAGGGTTTACTGGCCAACACCAGTTGATCCGAAGAATCAGAAACGGCCGGGCATCCGCACCGGCCGTTTTTTATTGGCTAGTCTGTCGCTGCGATTAGAGCAGGAAGGCGGCCATCAGCACGAGAATTGCAATGATTACTGCCGTGCAGATGGTGGCGGCCTTGGTGAAGCCACCCCAAAGCTCTTGTGCGCGCTCAACTTGCTCTGGGCTTGCGGTGCGTGGTTCGTTCGACGCCATGGTCTGATCACCCGTCTTAATGGTCTGTGTCGTTAGGTGGCTTGCGGCCAACCATTACCCGGATGTTATGGGCAATGGGGCAGCGAGATACAATAGGTTCCGGTGTCTCAGGATACGGAAATCTTGTCGCCGTCCACTTGGACACGACCACTGGCCAAAAGGGCGAGGGCCTCTGGGTAGATCCGGTGCTCTTCAACAAGGATCCTGGCGCTCAAGCTATCAACGCTGTCATCCGCCTCAACTGGAACCCGCGCCTGCATCAGGATGGGGCCTGCATCCATGTCCGCGCTAACCAGATGAACCGTGCATCCAGCCTCTTTGGCACCAGCCTCTAGGGCTTGAGCTTGTGCGTCTAAGCCTTTGAAATCAGGAAGTAAGCTTGGGTGAATGTTCAGTAGGCTTCCATACCATTTACCGACAAAATCAGCCGATAGAAGGCGCATAAACCCGGCAAGGCAAACGACCTCTATATCTCGCTCCACCATGGCCTGGTGAATGGCTTCCTCAAAGCTCTGCTTGCTGTCGAAACCTTTACGCTCAATCGCGATGGCCTCGATGCCTTCCGCAGCGGCGGTCTCTAGGCCCTTAGCATCGGCCCGGT
Protein-coding regions in this window:
- the ndk gene encoding nucleoside-diphosphate kinase; the encoded protein is MAVERTLSIIKPDATKRNLTGQINSRFEAAGLRIVAQKRIQLSKAVAEGFYAVHSERPFFNDLVSFMVSGPVVVQVLEGEGAIAKNREIMGATNPAEAADGTIRKDFAESIEANSVHGSDAPETAAEEIAYFFAGTEITG
- a CDS encoding phosphoribosylglycinamide formyltransferase — its product is MARKRTAVLISGRGSNMASLIKAAHDPSYPAEIQLVIADRADAKGLETAAAEGIEAIAIERKGFDSKQSFEEAIHQAMVERDIEVVCLAGFMRLLSADFVGKWYGSLLNIHPSLLPDFKGLDAQAQALEAGAKEAGCTVHLVSADMDAGPILMQARVPVEADDSVDSLSARILVEEHRIYPEALALLASGRVQVDGDKISVS
- a CDS encoding aa3-type cytochrome c oxidase subunit IV; the encoded protein is MASNEPRTASPEQVERAQELWGGFTKAATICTAVIIAILVLMAAFLL
- a CDS encoding DNA polymerase III subunit chi, yielding MVGSESAEIRFYHLQRMPLEKALTMILRRVVERDQRAVVVGSDVAKLEMLDTHLWTSPPEAFIAHGRAGDPAMAGFEEHQAVWLDEQPSTPNKPQVLLQIDGAESDLGTVSGIEICCDLFDGNDDAAVAAARDRWKRYRDGGYRLTYWQETEQGGWAEKASHPPKDAAG
- a CDS encoding leucyl aminopeptidase, translating into MKVSFSDRAPAKTGTLVATVFADGEMGAIAKSVDEATDGLLTKVMARRNFDGSAGKLQMITKPAGVNYHEVILLGLGAADKFSATDFEEHGGKLFAALSDAGIESADLALDLPEGELPLEAPELAARIGFGAVLRDYRFEKYKTKAGKSGDDAKDDKAEKRLTKLKIVTRGVAKARTHFTDFEAVAEAVHKARDLVSEPANELYPESYAKRCKELEKLGLEVEILDQKTLEKKGFKSLLSVGHGSERDSALVVMRWAGADAGKPAKGKAKGKGKSKKKTDFDSAPIAFIGKGITFDTGGISLKPPAGMGDMKWDMAGSAAVVGAMAALAGRKAKVNAVGVIALAENMPSGRAIRPGDIIGSLSGQSIEVLNTDAEGRLVLADALWYTEDRFKPVAMIDLATLTGAIIIALGKEFGGMFTDSDELADGLTAAGKTVGEKVWRMPLDPAFDRMLNTDAADMKNIGGRDAGSATAAQFLKRFVRDVPWAHLDIAGMAWSGKTTPRTPKGGTAFGVRLLDQLVRDNYEK